A stretch of DNA from Leopardus geoffroyi isolate Oge1 chromosome B3, O.geoffroyi_Oge1_pat1.0, whole genome shotgun sequence:
GAAGCACTTTTCCCAGTTCCCAGAGCTGTGGCTCCAGTGCTACCTTCAGCCGGCCCACCACGATCACAGGCAAGCTCCCTACAAACTCACACTCGGTGGCTGGAATGCCCAGGGCCCTAGAGGATGAAGAGTGACGGAATGGAGGGGGAGCAAGGAAGAAGACTCTTCTGAGGGGTCACTACCGAGTCTGGGCTGCTGAACAGGGAGAGGAGACCAGGCCCCTTTAACCGCCCCCCCATCCCAAGTATCAACCGTTCAGAATCCATCCCACTGCCCACTCCCCCATCTTTGCCTTGGAACCTCAGCCCTCCACCCCTCTTGTGGTTCCTATGCCCTGTGTATCTGCTCCAGGAAATATTTTGTGGGTAACTCACTGTGCCATAACCCTCTGGACATTGTTGGCATAGAGGGTGGGGTTCCTGCTCTCCTCTGGGCTGGGGTGGTACACAGGGAGGAACTgaaagacaccacacacacacacacacacacacacacacatcaggacCTCAAAGCTATGGGTGACCACTCCCACTCTCATCCCCTTTGGCCGATGCCCATTCCCCTATCCCACCCATGGTGGTAGTAGGGGGGGTAGGGGATGTCATACCTCCACGTCCACGATGCTGCAGGGCTGAGAGGCTGTGAGCCAGAGGACTTTAAGTCTAAGAGAAGAGAGACCTCAGATGCTCACCAATCTCTAACTAGGGGTCTTGCCACCCTGAGGAGGGGAGTGGGAAAGTTCTGCCTATTCATATAAAAACAGACTCCTAACCACACAGTCAGCTGGATGAATATGCAgtagggagacagaggaaagggCCAGAAGGtggtagggaaagagagagcgcCAGCAGGCATATGCCTGAGGAAGAGCTGCTGGAAGAGGTGTGAGTGACTGCACAAAAGGTGAGGCACACCTGCTGGTTTTCAGGAAGGGATGGCTGATGGAGAAGATCACTTAGAAACATAGGACAGGAAGTTAAAAGGAGCTGTAATCACAGCAGGAATGATTAGGTGGGATGGCTGAAAGCACTTCCAGGTTATACCTGGAGATCAGAACAAAAGAGGGAAATGGGCACGCCCTTCTCTAGAGTTCTCTCAATCTGAGAATGAAGAAGGTCCATTGGCCTTGTCTGGAGATTGGAAGGCGGGCCAGGAATTCTCTGAtgggccctgctccccaccctcaccccaggaACCAACACCAAGACTTACACTCCAGGGCCCCTCCATGCCCAGCTGGTGGTGTCCTACAGGAGAAGCAGAGGTGAGGGGAGAAAGgcattccttttcttccctgggAGCTGGCCCATTCTCTTTGGGCAgaggccctgccccagccccacatGCACATCCCACCATGACACTCGGAAGTTTTCACTGATTCCCATTTAGGGTGGATTTGTGCATCCCACCCTCCATTCTTAGACTCAGACTCACCAGACTGTTGGGGTATCGGATGAGGACAGGTTGCACAGGAACCCCTGCGATGAAGGCTCCTGAATCCcatttccaccccccacccccccaggcagAGGTTAGTTCATTCAGATAGCTAGAAGGCATGAAGTGTTGGGGTCTGGGACAGGTCTGAAATAACACCTGGCCTTGCTCCATTTCATTGATAAGTTTCTTTCTGACTCCTGGAGACTTTTCAGGGTTAGCTAGGAAGTCTCCCATCTCTCTTCCCTGCCATCCCACTCCACTTCTTGGGTTGGTCCAGACTCTCTAAATCTGGGGCTACTTTTTTCCTACCACCCTATCACCCACTATCATTTATTCACCTGGTTTGAATTTAAGCAAAGCCTTCTTGTTGGAACAGGTGCCCTCAGGAAAGAATAgtacctgggggaaaaaaaccagggATCAGAATGAGGAGGGGTAGCTTGAAGGGGCGAGAGGAGAGAGAAGTCTCTTTGGGAGTATATAAAAGGCCAGAAGCTCTTGAGACCCTTACCCACCTGGGGCCACTTGCCTCCTGAGGTAGCCCGCCTTCGGACCTCCTCCACTACTCTGCGCCGAGAAGCCGGGTCGTGCCGGGATACTAGGATGGCTTGGTTGAAGCGAAGAAGGGCTGGGATCCAGACAGGATACAAGGAATCATTTGGTTCCTTCCCAGGGGCATTTACACCtgcaccctccactccctcaacAGTATGGAGATGCTTCTCAGTTGTCTCTTTGCACAGGGACATTCCTTTTATTGCATATTGTCCTTTAGGGAACTGATCAGAGATCCCTCCAACCCTCTAAGCACCAGCCCTCAGCATCTAAGAGGTTGGCTCACAAAAGGTGTCCATTTGAATCTCACTGGCCAGCATCAGTCCGTATCCCTTCTaacttctcccttccccctggaGGCCAGTTCTCTCCACAGCATCTCTGATTCTTGCCTTTTTTGCTCAGAGTGGTCATCTCTCCCCTTTACCCCTCTTATTAAACTCTCTCACCTCCAATGACAGGCACAGAAAGGTTCTCAGCACGGGACACAACCTTGGGCAGGTCACAGGGCAGCAGGACAATGGGGTCGAAGAAAGTAGAGTGGGGAGCGGCAACAAGGACGGGGGCTTGAAGGCGAGAGGCCCGCTGGCCCCGAACTCGAATTCGAAGGAAGCCCAGCAGGAAAAAGAGCAGGCGGCTGAGACCCAGCACCCCATTGTGGCACACGGTCCTGTGGGGCAAGGCTGGCCATGAGCAGCGGCAGTgattctgtcccttccctcactcactccCAGGCTTGGGCACACGGAAAAGCAGCTGCCCTTCTTTTGTCCTCTATCCTCTGCCAAGGGCTGAAGTCTGCCTCCTCTGGGACACATCAGGGTGCCTCACTTAGAGCTGCGGTCCTGGGGACCAGGTGTGAGCCTGGCTGACTCATCTTGCCTACCTAAGATGGGTAGCAGAGCTTCAGaatcctccctccttttcttctcaaagaGGGAGCAGAATGGGTAACAGGGAAGAGAAGTGAGAAGTAGGGTCTCCGGGGGCTGATGCTCCACTTACTTCCGCCATCCTGTAATTGGTTCCTGAAGCTGCTCCTCGGTGAGACCAGCTACTTGAAGCCAGGCAAAGggccagaggagaaagaggacgATAAAGGCTAGAAGCACTCGGATGGGGGCCAGCAGTGCCCCCAGGAGGCAGAACTGCAAAGGGTGGGAGAGAATGCCACTTCAGGACCGGGAGACACGCTCCCCActgcttcccttctcccacaAGGATGGAATAGAGAGCTGTCACCGCCTGCAGATCAGGAGACAGGTGGTGTGGGAACAGAAGATGGATTGGAATCCAAGATGAGATGAAGATACCAGTAAGGGCAAAAGGGAAACAGATAGGATTAAGGGCCTCATTAATAGGATCAGAcctaaatgttttatatcttttggTTGGTCCCCACCCTACCTAAAAGTCATAAAATGCACCTGGCACTTGGTAAGGCTGTTAAGAGCATTTAATGATAACCCCTATGGAAgggcccagcacagtgcttgATGTAGCGTAGGCTGGAGACAGTCCCTCCCCCCCACGTCGCATTCCATAAATAGCTACTCTGTCCAACAGAAGCCAGGTGCACAGTTCTTTCTACTTTGGCCCTGGGAGGTGTAGAGTTGGAACACACAGAGGTCCACTTTTAAGCCCAGGCCAGACTAGTGCAACTCACCAGCACTCCCCCAGGGCTGGAGGATGGGGGAAACAAGAGCTTGGCCCTACTCCGCAGGGTAGGGGTTGCCAGGAGCCAGGGTGACTCCTTGGGCTGCCCTAGGGAGAGCGCAGGTAAACAAACCGAGCCCCAGGAGCCAGCCTTCGGGGCGGTGAGGGCAGCAGAAACCTTGGACACTCCCTTCCCACACCCTTCCCCAGTTCCCCCTAGGCTGGTGCGGCCCTCCACTTCCTGTAGCCTGCCCATTTCTCAGCCGCCCTACCCCCCACCAGGAGGTGCTgcagtgcaggggtggggggagtgggaaaGGAGGGGGGGTGTTGGATGGCCAAAGGGGCGCAGGCTCTGGGTCTAGAAACCTCTTCCCTCTAATTCCGAGCCTCCGAGAAGCACTCAGtacgcccccacccccaccgccggCTTTCCGTAGCCTCCACCTCCATCCTAGTTCATCGGCCTCCGCAGGATGTAAACCGCATTCCCAGTATCTTCCGTCTCCCCTTCCCCCGGGTCCTCTGCAGTTCTCCGTCCTCACCCTGTCCATTCTTCCACACCTTCGAGCTATCCATCGCCCCATCCCGCGCCCTCTCCAAGGACTCCTCGCCCATCCACTGCCGCCCCCACGTGTGCTCCCCCGAACTCCCGCCCCCCAAGCTTCTCACCCACCTCTTTTCTGGATCCCCATCCCCATCTTTTCCTGGGCTTTAAACAACCTCCTTTTCCTACCTCCACGAGTCCTCCCGACGCCCACCGCTCACACTTTACCTTAACCCTCTGGAGGCGGGAGAGATGTAACTCATGCACGAAGGGGTTGGGGGGCGTCGGGGGTCCCGGGGTAGGGTCGAGGGGGGCCCAGTCCCCCGGACTTCCCTGGCTCATAGCGGCGGGAGAAAAGTGGGAACGAGGGCGCCCCGGCCCCGACCCCGGGCCCCGCTCTGCAGAGCAGCAGCTGCGGCTGCAGCGCTCCCACCGGGGCCCCGCCTGGTGCCGGGCGCCGAGGGGCGGGGAGCAGGCGGCGCGGCCCGGCCCGCGTTGTCAGGGAGCCGGCGGAGGGGCGGGGCTTCCAGCTCCCGGGCGCCCGGGCTCCTCGGCGCCCGCCGCAGCCCCTCCGGCCATTGTTCCGCGGCGGCCGGATGCTGGGGTATGCTGACCCCCGGCCTGGCCTCCGGGCGTTCCTCTCGGAACACGGGGCCACCGCCACCTCCTCGCAGTCCTCCGGCTCGGAGAGGGCTTGGGATCGCGAGGTGGGCGCGGAGCTGACAGCGTCCTCCGACCCCGCCCGGGAGTCGAGGTCACCCTCCGAGCGCGGATCGGGGCCCTCGGGCGGCTAGGAATGGAGGAACTGTGCGCGGTGCGCCGAGGCCTGCAGCTCGGGGGCGGGTGGGGCCCCGCTCTCCCCGCGGGCTCGCTGGCGGACCACCTTCCCTGCTTGGTGGTGGCGACGCCATCGCGGGAGGACTTGAGGCGCCCGTGCCCTCTGGCGGCTGCGTTGTGCCTCACACCTCTCCGCACCCGCGTCCTGCCTGCGCTAAGCGGGGCCTCCTGTTCTGCGGGGTGGACCCCTTGTGTCCGCCGGACGCCCGCAAGCTCTTAAAAGGCTGGCCCGTGTGCTTCCTGTGAACCCGCAAGGCCCGGCTGGGGAGGGTCAGTAGGAACCGGGAAGGCTGGACGATCCCAGCAGCAgctttctttttccatccttgtctctttttctccgtttgc
This window harbors:
- the LPCAT4 gene encoding lysophospholipid acyltransferase LPCAT4 isoform X1 yields the protein MGRLQEVEGRTSLGGTGEGCGKGVSKVSAALTAPKAGSWGSVCLPALSLGQPKESPWLLATPTLRSRAKLLFPPSSSPGGVLFCLLGALLAPIRVLLAFIVLFLLWPFAWLQVAGLTEEQLQEPITGWRKTVCHNGVLGLSRLLFFLLGFLRIRVRGQRASRLQAPVLVAAPHSTFFDPIVLLPCDLPKVVSRAENLSVPVIGALLRFNQAILVSRHDPASRRRVVEEVRRRATSGGKWPQVLFFPEGTCSNKKALLKFKPGAFIAGVPVQPVLIRYPNSLDTTSWAWRGPGVLKVLWLTASQPCSIVDVEFLPVYHPSPEESRNPTLYANNVQRVMAQALGIPATECEFVGSLPVIVVGRLKVALEPQLWELGKVLRKAGLSPGHVDAGAEPGRSRMISQEEFARQLQLSDPQTVAGAFSYFQQDAKGLVDFRDVALALAALDGGRSLEELTRLAFELFAEEQVEAPDRLLYKDGFSTILHLLLGSPRPAAATLHAELCQGGPHQGLSLCQFQDFSLHDPLHRKLFSTYLRPSQKPHASSPGIPTALANGTVQAPKQKGD
- the LPCAT4 gene encoding lysophospholipid acyltransferase LPCAT4 isoform X2, with protein sequence MGRLQEVEGRTSLGGTGEGCGKGVSKVSAALTAPKAGSWGSVCLPALSLGQPKESPWLLATPTLRSRAKLLFPPSSSPGGVLFCLLGALLAPIRVLLAFIVLFLLWPFAWLQVAGLTEEQLQEPITGWRKTVCHNGVLGLSRLLFFLLGFLRIRVRGQRASRLQAPVLVAAPHSTFFDPIVLLPCDLPKVVSRAENLSVPVIGALLRFNQAILVSRHDPASRRRVVEEVRRRATSGGKWPQVLFFPEGTCSNKKALLKFKPGVPVQPVLIRYPNSLDTTSWAWRGPGVLKVLWLTASQPCSIVDVEFLPVYHPSPEESRNPTLYANNVQRVMAQALGIPATECEFVGSLPVIVVGRLKVALEPQLWELGKVLRKAGLSPGHVDAGAEPGRSRMISQEEFARQLQLSDPQTVAGAFSYFQQDAKGLVDFRDVALALAALDGGRSLEELTRLAFELFAEEQVEAPDRLLYKDGFSTILHLLLGSPRPAAATLHAELCQGGPHQGLSLCQFQDFSLHDPLHRKLFSTYLRPSQKPHASSPGIPTALANGTVQAPKQKGD
- the LPCAT4 gene encoding lysophospholipid acyltransferase LPCAT4 isoform X3 — protein: MSQGSPGDWAPLDPTPGPPTPPNPFVHELHLSRLQRVKFCLLGALLAPIRVLLAFIVLFLLWPFAWLQVAGLTEEQLQEPITGWRKTVCHNGVLGLSRLLFFLLGFLRIRVRGQRASRLQAPVLVAAPHSTFFDPIVLLPCDLPKVVSRAENLSVPVIGALLRFNQAILVSRHDPASRRRVVEEVRRRATSGGKWPQVLFFPEGTCSNKKALLKFKPGAFIAGVPVQPVLIRYPNSLDTTSWAWRGPGVLKVLWLTASQPCSIVDVEFLPVYHPSPEESRNPTLYANNVQRVMAQALGIPATECEFVGSLPVIVVGRLKVALEPQLWELGKVLRKAGLSPGHVDAGAEPGRSRMISQEEFARQLQLSDPQTVAGAFSYFQQDAKGLVDFRDVALALAALDGGRSLEELTRLAFELFAEEQVEAPDRLLYKDGFSTILHLLLGSPRPAAATLHAELCQGGPHQGLSLCQFQDFSLHDPLHRKLFSTYLRPSQKPHASSPGIPTALANGTVQAPKQKGD